A DNA window from Enoplosus armatus isolate fEnoArm2 chromosome 9, fEnoArm2.hap1, whole genome shotgun sequence contains the following coding sequences:
- the pnisr gene encoding arginine/serine-rich protein PNISR isoform X2 has translation MWDQGGQPWPQWPLSQQQWMQSFQHQQDPGQVDWAALAQAWIAQKESTGAEQPSIQPNGQDIPGLEPVGQSNHGAFQGDPAFGRMWQPEWGMHGQPPPPPPPPDQAWIPPGSGPMDVVNPSEDSSSQDSVEFNTEAHHGVYPQNSHWYEAQPDSYAMAPMAMNQFDYQHGAASSFAPTPRGLPSPYWQGPPQDRRDPRPPGFRERPRSPIQLPVKQEAPAPLDAVKRRTLPAWIREGLEKMDREKQKKLERERMEKERAKMAKDDGKEHEADKEGDGPRVPRKSKFDSDDEGNDDNDNEEKTSMKKEFPGRSPSPPAEDSEPEMTEEEKEFQLMIITKTLLTEILLEVTNEEILHVAKETHRKATRAPAKQLAQSSALASLTGLSGLGDYGSDESEDEDERSVRGSESSDTDEEELRHRIREKQDAFRRKEREMQQLLEKQAQEALLAREEMAKERLSREKGEYDEGQPENPHKQEVKEREAEPLVERRRSRSEKEGSESKHAGRGRERSGRGGSDSPANGHSSSSRSTSSHSSRRSSSSSSSSSASSRSSSRSSSPRRKRRRSRSSSHKARRRSRSHSSHRHRSEKGRERRRSSAERSGRHKKDRSDSRERRSRRSRSRSRERDRGRARARDSRSRSRDREKAKERDKERKRSREGRDSSHSRSSKHKQKASSKDRERRRERSHSHEKDKKKKDKDREKESDKKREKPKAKEKEKEKDKEKGSSVVTEENGKSKKRKESESCTDSQSDKHSRQDSKASKKGSAKASKRRSDSDSSRSPTPEVSKEKKSKKSKRSRSRSTEKSHKSGQHPPPVVADAEEHS, from the exons ATGTGGGACCAGGGAGGACAGCCCTGGCCGCAGTGGCCTCTGAGCCAGCAGCAGTGGATGCAGTCTTTTCAACACCAACAAGATCCAG GTCAAGTGGACTGGGCTGCTTTGGCACAGGCATGGATAGCCCAAAAGGAGTCGACAGGAGCAGAGCAGCCGAGCATTCAGCCCAATGGCCAGGACATCCCAGGCCTTGAACCTGTCGGACAGAGCAACCATGGCGCCTTCCAGGGTGACCCAGCGTTTGGCAGAATGTGGCAGCCAG AATGGGGAATGCATGGCCAGCCCCCACCTCCGCCTCCACCCCCTGACCAGGCCTGGATCCCTCCAGGGTCAGGACCGATGGATGTGGTGAACCCCAGCgaggacagcagcagccaggacaGCGTGGAGTTCAACACTGAAGCTCACCACGGGGTTTACCCCCAGAACAGCCATTGGTATGAGGCACAGCCCGACAGCTACGCCATGGCCCCCATGGCCATGAACCAGTTTGATTATCAG CATGGAGCTGCCTCATCCTTCGCCCCCACACCCAGAGGCCTCCCCTCCCCATACTGGCAGGGTCCACCTCAGGACAGACGAGATCCCAGACCACCCGGGTTCAGAGAACGGCCCCGATCCCCTATCCAGCTCCCTGTCAAACAGGAGGCCCCAGCACCGCTAg ATGCTGTAAAAAGGCGCACACTACCTGCATGGATCCGGGAGGGCCTTGAAAAGATGGAtagagagaagcagaagaagctggAGCGAGAGCGAATGGAGAAGGAGcgagcaaaaatggcaaaagacGATGGCAAAGAGCACGAGGCAGACAAGGAAGGTGATGGGCCCCGCGTGCCCCGCAAGAGTAAATTT GACAGTGATGATGAGGGGAAtgatgacaatgacaatgaggAAAAGACTTCCATGAAGAAAGAATTTCCAGGCCGAAGCCCGTCGCCTCCTGCAGAGGACAGTGAGCCTGAAAtgactgaggaggaaaaggaattCCAGTTG ATGATCATCACAAAAACCCTTCTGACAGAGATCCTTCTTGAGGTCACCAATGAAGAGATCCTGCACGTGGCCAAAGAGACTCACCGGAAAGCCACTCGAG CTCCTGCAAAACAGCTGGCACAGTCAAGTGCACTGGCTTCTCTGACTGGTCTCA GTGGGCTTGGTGACTATGGTTCAGATGAGAGCGAGGATGAGGATGAACGCAGCGTGCGAGGGTCTGAATCCTCCGACACCGATGAGGAGGAGTTGCGCCACCGCATCCGGGAGAAGCAGGACGCCTTCCGCCGCAAAGAGCGGGAGATGCAGCAGCTGCTAGAAAAACAAGCACAGGAAGCTCTGCTTGCACGCG AAGAGATGGCCAAGGAGAGATTgagcagagaaaagggggaatATGATGAGGGCCAGCCAGAGAAtccacacaaacaggaagtaaaagaGAGGGAGGCGGAGCCCTTGGTAGAGAGGCGTAGGTCCCGTAGTGAGAAGGAGGGTAGTGAGAGCAAGCACgcgggcagagggagggagcgatCAGGGCGAGGCGGCAGCGATTCCCCAGCCAAcggtcacagcagcagctcccgCTCCACCTCCAGCCACAGCAGCCGTcgttcttcctcttcctcttcgtcttcctcaGCATCTTCCCGCAGTTCATCTCGATCCTCCTCCCCACGAAGGAAGAGGAGGCGTAGTCGCTCCTCGTCCCACAAAGCTCGCCGCCGCAGCCGCAGCCACAGCTCCCACAGGCATCGCAGTGAAAAGGgcagggaaaggaggaggagcagcgctGAGAGATCAGGCCGCCACAAGAAAGACCGTAGTGATTCCAGGGAGCGCAGGAGCCGCAGGAGTAGATCcagatccagagagagagacaggggcaGAGCCAGGGCCAGAGACAGCCGCAGTcgaagcagagacagagaaaaggcgAAAGAAAGGGataaggagaggaaaaggagccGGGAGGGCAGAGACAGCAGTCACAGTCGTAGcagcaaacacaagcagaaggCCTccagcaaagacagagagaggaggagggaaaggagtCATAGCCatgagaaagacaagaaaaagaaggataAAGATAGGGAGAAAGAGTCcgataaaaagagagaaaagccaaaggccaaagagaaggaaaaggagaaggacaaagaaaaaggaagctCTGTAGTTACAGAGGAGAACGGCAAAtcgaagaaaaggaaagagagcgAGTCCTGCACGGACTCCCAGAGTGACAAGCACTCCCGGCAGGATAGCAAAGCCAGCAAGAAGGGCTCCGCTAAAGCTAGCAAGAGGCGCTCAGACTCGGACTCGAGTAGATCCCCTACCCCTGAAGTTAGCaaggaaaagaaatcaaaaaaatCCAAACGTAGTCGCTCAAGGTCGACGGAAAAATCTCACAAGTCTG
- the pnisr gene encoding arginine/serine-rich protein PNISR isoform X1, with product MWDQGGQPWPQWPLSQQQWMQSFQHQQDPGQVDWAALAQAWIAQKESTGAEQPSIQPNGQDIPGLEPVGQSNHGAFQGDPAFGRMWQPEWGMHGQPPPPPPPPDQAWIPPGSGPMDVVNPSEDSSSQDSVEFNTEAHHGVYPQNSHWYEAQPDSYAMAPMAMNQFDYQHGAASSFAPTPRGLPSPYWQGPPQDRRDPRPPGFRERPRSPIQLPVKQEAPAPLDAVKRRTLPAWIREGLEKMDREKQKKLERERMEKERAKMAKDDGKEHEADKEGDGPRVPRKSKFDSDDEGNDDNDNEEKTSMKKEFPGRSPSPPAEDSEPEMTEEEKEFQLMIITKTLLTEILLEVTNEEILHVAKETHRKATRAPAKQLAQSSALASLTGLSGLGDYGSDESEDEDERSVRGSESSDTDEEELRHRIREKQDAFRRKEREMQQLLEKQAQEALLAREEMAKERLSREKGEYDEGQPENPHKQEVKEREAEPLVERRRSRSEKEGSESKHAGRGRERSGRGGSDSPANGHSSSSRSTSSHSSRRSSSSSSSSSASSRSSSRSSSPRRKRRRSRSSSHKARRRSRSHSSHRHRSEKGRERRRSSAERSGRHKKDRSDSRERRSRRSRSRSRERDRGRARARDSRSRSRDREKAKERDKERKRSREGRDSSHSRSSKHKQKASSKDRERRRERSHSHEKDKKKKDKDREKESDKKREKPKAKEKEKEKDKEKGSSVVTEENGKSKKRKESESCTDSQSDKHSRQDSKASKKGSAKASKRRSDSDSSRSPTPEVSKEKKSKKSKRSRSRSTEKSHKSGKKASRKHKSKSRSRSTSPSRRSRR from the exons ATGTGGGACCAGGGAGGACAGCCCTGGCCGCAGTGGCCTCTGAGCCAGCAGCAGTGGATGCAGTCTTTTCAACACCAACAAGATCCAG GTCAAGTGGACTGGGCTGCTTTGGCACAGGCATGGATAGCCCAAAAGGAGTCGACAGGAGCAGAGCAGCCGAGCATTCAGCCCAATGGCCAGGACATCCCAGGCCTTGAACCTGTCGGACAGAGCAACCATGGCGCCTTCCAGGGTGACCCAGCGTTTGGCAGAATGTGGCAGCCAG AATGGGGAATGCATGGCCAGCCCCCACCTCCGCCTCCACCCCCTGACCAGGCCTGGATCCCTCCAGGGTCAGGACCGATGGATGTGGTGAACCCCAGCgaggacagcagcagccaggacaGCGTGGAGTTCAACACTGAAGCTCACCACGGGGTTTACCCCCAGAACAGCCATTGGTATGAGGCACAGCCCGACAGCTACGCCATGGCCCCCATGGCCATGAACCAGTTTGATTATCAG CATGGAGCTGCCTCATCCTTCGCCCCCACACCCAGAGGCCTCCCCTCCCCATACTGGCAGGGTCCACCTCAGGACAGACGAGATCCCAGACCACCCGGGTTCAGAGAACGGCCCCGATCCCCTATCCAGCTCCCTGTCAAACAGGAGGCCCCAGCACCGCTAg ATGCTGTAAAAAGGCGCACACTACCTGCATGGATCCGGGAGGGCCTTGAAAAGATGGAtagagagaagcagaagaagctggAGCGAGAGCGAATGGAGAAGGAGcgagcaaaaatggcaaaagacGATGGCAAAGAGCACGAGGCAGACAAGGAAGGTGATGGGCCCCGCGTGCCCCGCAAGAGTAAATTT GACAGTGATGATGAGGGGAAtgatgacaatgacaatgaggAAAAGACTTCCATGAAGAAAGAATTTCCAGGCCGAAGCCCGTCGCCTCCTGCAGAGGACAGTGAGCCTGAAAtgactgaggaggaaaaggaattCCAGTTG ATGATCATCACAAAAACCCTTCTGACAGAGATCCTTCTTGAGGTCACCAATGAAGAGATCCTGCACGTGGCCAAAGAGACTCACCGGAAAGCCACTCGAG CTCCTGCAAAACAGCTGGCACAGTCAAGTGCACTGGCTTCTCTGACTGGTCTCA GTGGGCTTGGTGACTATGGTTCAGATGAGAGCGAGGATGAGGATGAACGCAGCGTGCGAGGGTCTGAATCCTCCGACACCGATGAGGAGGAGTTGCGCCACCGCATCCGGGAGAAGCAGGACGCCTTCCGCCGCAAAGAGCGGGAGATGCAGCAGCTGCTAGAAAAACAAGCACAGGAAGCTCTGCTTGCACGCG AAGAGATGGCCAAGGAGAGATTgagcagagaaaagggggaatATGATGAGGGCCAGCCAGAGAAtccacacaaacaggaagtaaaagaGAGGGAGGCGGAGCCCTTGGTAGAGAGGCGTAGGTCCCGTAGTGAGAAGGAGGGTAGTGAGAGCAAGCACgcgggcagagggagggagcgatCAGGGCGAGGCGGCAGCGATTCCCCAGCCAAcggtcacagcagcagctcccgCTCCACCTCCAGCCACAGCAGCCGTcgttcttcctcttcctcttcgtcttcctcaGCATCTTCCCGCAGTTCATCTCGATCCTCCTCCCCACGAAGGAAGAGGAGGCGTAGTCGCTCCTCGTCCCACAAAGCTCGCCGCCGCAGCCGCAGCCACAGCTCCCACAGGCATCGCAGTGAAAAGGgcagggaaaggaggaggagcagcgctGAGAGATCAGGCCGCCACAAGAAAGACCGTAGTGATTCCAGGGAGCGCAGGAGCCGCAGGAGTAGATCcagatccagagagagagacaggggcaGAGCCAGGGCCAGAGACAGCCGCAGTcgaagcagagacagagaaaaggcgAAAGAAAGGGataaggagaggaaaaggagccGGGAGGGCAGAGACAGCAGTCACAGTCGTAGcagcaaacacaagcagaaggCCTccagcaaagacagagagaggaggagggaaaggagtCATAGCCatgagaaagacaagaaaaagaaggataAAGATAGGGAGAAAGAGTCcgataaaaagagagaaaagccaaaggccaaagagaaggaaaaggagaaggacaaagaaaaaggaagctCTGTAGTTACAGAGGAGAACGGCAAAtcgaagaaaaggaaagagagcgAGTCCTGCACGGACTCCCAGAGTGACAAGCACTCCCGGCAGGATAGCAAAGCCAGCAAGAAGGGCTCCGCTAAAGCTAGCAAGAGGCGCTCAGACTCGGACTCGAGTAGATCCCCTACCCCTGAAGTTAGCaaggaaaagaaatcaaaaaaatCCAAACGTAGTCGCTCAAGGTCGACGGAAAAATCTCACAAGTCTGGTAAGAAGGCAAGCCGCAAACACAAGTCTAAGTCGCGATCAAG